One Ostrea edulis chromosome 2, xbOstEdul1.1, whole genome shotgun sequence genomic region harbors:
- the LOC125679223 gene encoding heat shock 70 kDa protein 12A-like — protein sequence MSISSREGLLVCAIDFGTTYSGYAYSLRSDFAEEPLKIFIPNWNAPSSVLVSYKTPTTLLLGKDNEFVAFGYEAESKYSELAEEDYHRDYSYFRRFKMELSKKVGEGKRLTTDTKIKEITGKREMLALDIFVHSIKYFIRQVLDTVRRKGTGVRENEISWVLTVPAIWSDPAKQFMRAAAEKAGIPRHRLMLALEPEAASIYCSYLPLTKLEGGEVGVFNAGSKYLVLDAGGGTIDITVHEVTSDGDLKELEKASGGDWGGNYVDMTFKSFLMEVVGEQYMEAYCLSHTADYIELFRDFEMKKRKKTAVPQSKVTMKIPASFTEWYKEYTNGIDIIETTKKSKYNKSMKWEGDKLRITQACFDNFFAPACTGIIDHITDLLENPHLSGTDIILMVGGFSESPILQKYIHEHFKCRVVIPRDAGLAVLKGAVLFGHNPRAIVARVTKYSYGVASYEKFVPKHHKSTKKDRDFCSDVFDVHVKKGTTLHTEYASPKRIYRPNRKDQLELDIELYVSEQNKLPKYIDDAGCHYLGKLTVGFPNTKGGLNREVAVQLIFGGTELRVKAENEATRDIFTAKFDFLGNEP from the exons ATGTCAATATCGTCAAGGGAGGGTCTCCTGGTTTGTGCCATTGACTTTGGTACAACATACTCGGGGTATGCATACTCATTGAGAAGTGATTTCGCGGAGGAACCTTTGAAAATATTCATCCCAAACTGGAATGCACCATCAAGTGTTTTGGTATCCTACAAAACTCCCACCACCCTTCTTCTTGGGAAAGACAATGAGTTTGTTGCGTTTGGATACGAGGCAGAATCAAAGTACTCGGAGTTAGCAGAGGAGGACTATCATCGAGATTACAGTTACTTTCGAAGATTTAAGATGGAGTTGAGTAAAAAAGTCGGAGAAGGCAAG AGACTTACCACGGATACAAAAATAAAAGAGATCACGGGGAAACGGGAAATGTTGGCGCTGGATATATTTGTCCATtccataaaatattttataagacAAGTGTTGGACACAGTCAGGAGGAAAGGAACAGGGGTGAGAGAGAACGAGATCTCGTGGGTACTGACGGTGCCTGCCATCTGGTCAGATCCTGCCAAACAGTTCATGCGAGCGGCCGCAGAAAAA GCTGGTATTCCAAGACATAGACTCATGCTTGCTTTGGAACCAGAGGCAGCATCTATCTACTGTAGTTATCTGCCGTTAACAAAACTCGAGGGAGGCGAAGTGGGTGTGTTCAACGCAGGCAGTAAATATCTCGTTCTGGATGCTGGGG GTGGAACTATTGACATAACAGTTCATGAAGTCACGTCAGATGGAGACCTGAAGGAACTGGAGAAAGCGAGCGGGGGTGACTGGGGCGGTAATTATGTTGACATGACCTTCAAAAGCTTTCTTATGGAAGTGGTCGGAGAACAGTACATGGAGGCGTACTGCTTATCGCACACTGCagattatatcgaactttttcGAGACTTCGAAatgaagaaaagaaagaaaaccgCTGTACCACAGTCGAAAGTGACGATGAAGATTCCCGCTTCTTTCACGGAGTGGTATAAGGAATACACGAATGGCATAGACATTATAGAGACtactaaaaaatcaaaatataacaaaagTATGAAATGGGAGGGGGATAAACTTAGAATTACTCAGGCTTGTTTTGATAACTTTTTTGCACCAGCATGCACGGGAATCATTGACCATATTACTGATTTACTGGAAAATCCACATCTCTCAGGAACTGATATAATATTGATGGTGGGTGGATTTTCCGAATCACCAATTTTGCAAAAGTATATACACGAACATTTTAAATGTCGCGTGGTCATTCCACGTGATGCGGGGTTAGCTGTGTTGAAAGGTGCCGTTTTATTTGGCCACAACCCCCGAGCAATAGTAGCACGCGTGACGAAGTACTCTTATGGAGTGGCATCGTATGAAAAATTCGTTCCCAAACATCACAAGTCGACAAAGAAAGATCGCGATTTCTGCTCCGATGTGTTCGATGTACATGTGAAGAAAGGAACAACACTTCACACTGAATATGCGTCACCGAAACGTATTTATAGGCCCAATCGAAAAGATCAGCTAGAACTTGACATAGAACTTTACGTCAGCGAACAGAATAAATTGCCAAAATATATAGACGATGCAGGGTGTCATTATCTTGGGAAGTTAACAGTTGGATTTCCGAACACGAAAGGCGGCTTGAATCGCGAGGTTGCAGTGCAGTTAATATTTGGAGGGACAGAACTTAGAGTTAAAGCAGAAAACGAAGCAACACGTGACATTTTTACAGCAAAATTCGACTTTCTTGGAAATGAACCGtaa